In the genome of Firmicutes bacterium HGW-Firmicutes-1, one region contains:
- a CDS encoding thiazole synthase — MKDTLMIGGRALKSRLFVGSGKYSTDTLIPEVLKSSESEVITVALRRIDLEATSDPILSLIPKHIQLLPNTSGARTAKEAIRIARLAKAAGCGNWIKIEIISDQKYLLPDGFETLAATEVLAAEGFVVLPYISPDLMLAKRLVLAGAAAVMPLGAPIGTNRGLKTKELIRILISEIELPIIVDAGIGKPSDACEAMEMGAAACLLNTAIASAQDPIRMASAFGQAVKAGRDAYIAGLGPSFFEANASSPLTGFLV, encoded by the coding sequence ATGAAAGATACATTAATGATTGGTGGTAGAGCACTAAAAAGTCGTTTATTTGTGGGAAGTGGCAAGTATTCAACTGATACGTTGATTCCTGAGGTTTTAAAAAGTTCAGAATCAGAGGTGATTACAGTTGCACTTAGACGGATTGACTTGGAAGCTACGTCAGATCCTATATTGAGTTTAATCCCAAAGCATATTCAATTATTACCGAATACATCAGGTGCTAGAACTGCTAAAGAAGCAATTCGAATTGCTAGATTAGCAAAAGCAGCGGGATGTGGTAACTGGATTAAAATTGAAATCATTTCAGATCAAAAGTATTTGTTGCCTGATGGCTTTGAAACCTTGGCAGCGACTGAAGTTTTGGCAGCTGAAGGGTTTGTTGTTTTACCTTATATCAGTCCGGATTTGATGTTGGCTAAAAGATTGGTGCTCGCTGGTGCAGCGGCGGTTATGCCATTGGGTGCACCAATTGGGACAAATAGAGGGTTGAAAACAAAGGAATTAATCAGAATTCTGATTAGTGAAATTGAGTTGCCTATAATTGTTGATGCGGGGATAGGAAAGCCATCTGATGCATGTGAGGCAATGGAGATGGGGGCGGCGGCTTGTTTGCTTAATACAGCAATTGCTAGCGCGCAGGATCCAATCCGAATGGCGAGCGCCTTTGGTCAAGCTGTAAAAGCGGGAAGAGATGCTTACATTGCAGGGTTAGGTCCTTCGTTTTTTGAAGCAAATGCTTCCTCGCCACTTACTGGATTTCTTGTATAA
- the thiS gene encoding thiamine biosynthesis protein ThiS → MELMVNGKKEVLLKEMSILAFLEWKGLNPKSVVIEYNENIAKSEEWESIQLKENDQLEVLRLVGGG, encoded by the coding sequence ATGGAGCTTATGGTAAATGGAAAAAAAGAAGTATTATTGAAGGAAATGAGTATTTTAGCGTTTTTAGAGTGGAAGGGATTGAATCCTAAAAGTGTCGTCATTGAATACAATGAAAACATTGCTAAAAGTGAAGAATGGGAGTCAATTCAATTAAAGGAAAATGATCAATTAGAAGTATTAAGACTCGTTGGAGGAGGATGA
- a CDS encoding 2-iminoacetate synthase ThiH, which translates to MGFYKVYDDYKDFDFEEYFSGLTDDRIRAILGKEQINLLEYLALLSPAAENHLEEMAQKAHRMTVHHFGKTILLYTPMYLSNYCTNQCVYCSFHEKNDISRQQLSLEAVEEEAKTIATQGLKHILLLTGDARKIASIEYLSECIKVVKKFFSSVSLEIYALTEAEYEALIEVGVDGLTIYQETYNEEIYDAVHPKGPKKDYHFRLDAPERACKAWMRAVNIGALLGLDGWRKEAFYTGMHANYLQNNYLGTEVSLSFPRLRPHLGSYEPNDDVNDKNLVQMILAARIFMPRAGITISTRESATLRNHLLKLGVTKMSAGSKTAVGGHTQSDENVSQFDIADIRDVQEMSADITKFGYQPVYKDW; encoded by the coding sequence ATGGGTTTCTATAAAGTATATGATGATTATAAAGATTTTGATTTTGAGGAATATTTTAGTGGTTTAACAGACGATAGGATTCGAGCAATTCTCGGTAAGGAGCAAATAAATTTACTGGAGTATTTGGCATTGCTATCACCTGCCGCAGAAAATCATTTAGAAGAGATGGCTCAAAAAGCCCACCGAATGACGGTTCATCACTTTGGTAAAACCATTCTTCTGTACACACCGATGTATTTATCTAATTATTGCACCAATCAATGTGTGTATTGTAGCTTTCATGAAAAAAATGATATTAGTAGGCAACAACTGAGTTTAGAGGCAGTTGAGGAAGAAGCAAAAACCATTGCTACGCAAGGATTGAAGCATATTTTGCTGCTTACAGGCGATGCAAGAAAAATAGCTTCCATAGAATACTTGTCGGAATGCATTAAAGTAGTTAAAAAATTTTTTTCTTCTGTAAGTTTAGAAATCTACGCTCTTACGGAGGCGGAATATGAAGCGCTTATTGAAGTGGGTGTTGATGGTCTGACCATTTATCAGGAAACATATAATGAAGAAATTTATGATGCTGTTCATCCAAAAGGGCCTAAGAAAGATTACCACTTTCGTTTAGATGCGCCAGAAAGAGCATGTAAGGCATGGATGAGAGCAGTTAATATCGGTGCACTTCTTGGATTAGATGGATGGAGAAAAGAAGCTTTTTACACTGGAATGCATGCCAATTATTTGCAAAACAATTATTTAGGTACTGAAGTTAGCCTTAGCTTTCCTAGACTAAGGCCACATCTAGGAAGCTATGAACCAAATGATGATGTCAATGACAAAAATCTTGTGCAAATGATTCTGGCTGCGAGGATTTTTATGCCTAGAGCAGGTATTACCATATCAACAAGAGAGAGCGCTACTTTGAGAAATCATTTGCTTAAGCTGGGTGTAACGAAGATGTCAGCAGGTTCCAAAACAGCTGTCGGAGGGCATACGCAAAGCGATGAAAATGTTTCTCAATTTGATATTGCTGATATAAGAGATGTTCAAGAGATGAGTGCAGATATCACCAAATTTGGCTACCAACCTGTTTATAAAGATTGGTAA